In Caloenas nicobarica isolate bCalNic1 chromosome 5, bCalNic1.hap1, whole genome shotgun sequence, a single genomic region encodes these proteins:
- the PTGDR gene encoding prostaglandin D2 receptor → METDGYKCRNSRYIESGQSAVPGSVLFAAGLLGNVLALLLLGQHRRRSRSPGGRPPRVSAFYVLVSGLAVTDLLGKCLLSPIVLAAYAYNRSLSELGPGGRSDGEPGILCQLFAFFMAFFGLAPTLLLLAMALECWLSLGHPYFYRRHLTRRLGVMLGPVAAGLCALFCALPLLGFGVPMQYCPGTWCFIRMAGGGPRQLGFPVLYASLMGLLVLAIGACNVSSMRHLYGMARRQPRRGPPATATPHMEEFDHLVLLGLMTVLFTICSLPLIIRAYMGAFAADFNENADLSALRFLSVNSIVDPWVFIIFRTSVFRMFIRRLCRRLHSRKATLKGPVPGGDNQFCPPGWRRTDTPQLGFP, encoded by the exons ATGGAGACGGATGGTTACAAATGCCGTAACAGCCGGTACATCGAGAGCGGGCAGTCGGCGGTGCCCGGCTCGGTGTTATTCGCCGCCGGCTTGCTGGGCAACGTGTtggctcttctgctgctgggccAGCACCGGCGGAGGTCGCGGTCGCCCGGTGGTCGCCCACCGCGGGTCTCCGCTTTCTACGTGCTGGTGAGCGGGCTGGCGGTCACCGACCTGCTGGGCAAGTGCCTGCTCAGCCCCATCGTGCTGGCCGCCTACGCCTACAACCGCAGCCTCAGTGAACTGGGACCCGGTGGGCGCAGTGACGGTGAACCGGGTATCCTCTGCCAGCTCTTCGCCTTCTTCATGGCCTTCTTTGGGCTGGCCCCCACCTTGCTGCTGCTAGCCATGGCTCTGGAGTGTTGGCTTTCCCTTGGGCATCCTTATTTCTACCGACGGCATCTCACCCGGCGGCTGGGTGTGATGTTGGGGCCGGTGGCGGCGGGGCTCTGCGCCCTTTTTTGCGCCCTGCCGCTGCTGGGTTTCGGGGTGCCCATGCAATATTGCCCCGGGACATGGTGCTTCATCCGCATGGCTGGTGGTGGACCGCGCCAGCTCGGCTTCCCCGTCCTCTACGCCAGCCTGATGGGCCTGTTGGTGTTGGCCATCGGCGCCTGCAACGTGAGCAGCATGCGGCACCTCTATGGCATGGCCCGGCggcagccccgccgcggcccccccgccACCGCCACCCCACACATGGAGGAGTTCGACCACCTCGTCCTGCTGGGGCTCATGACCGTCCTCTTCACCATCTGCTCCCTGCCGCTCATC atCCGGGCATACATGGGAGCATTTGCTGCTGATTTCAACGAGAACGCTGACCTCAGCGCCCTGCGCTTTCTCTCCGTCAACTCCATTGTGGACCCCTGGGTCTTCATCATCTTCCGCACCTCCGTCTTCCGCATGTTCATCCGCAGGCTTTGCCGCAGGCTCCATTCCCGGAAAGCCACCCTGAAAGGACCAGTCCCGGGAGGGGACAACCAGTTTTGTCCCCCGGGATGGCGCAGGACAGACACCCCGCAGCTTGGTTTTCCCTGA
- the PTGER2 gene encoding prostaglandin E2 receptor EP2 subtype — protein sequence MNGTGPGLCEGGGALPAGARPLVSALMFSAGLLGNLLALGLLLRCRRGPRPPSLFHVLVLALVVTDLLGTCSVSPFVLASYHHNRTLSTLVEGGHICFYFGFAMSFFGLATMLILFAMALERCLALGQPYFYERFLSPRTGLVALPAIYTFSAAFCSLPLVGFGQYVQYCPGTWCFIQMHLDYFQHNGGREVSGLDVTFSLLYATLLLFLILSVLLCNLSVIANLVRMHRRGQKTRRLATLEQPRAAGGSNRCMFSMAEEIDHLLLLSIMTITFVICSLPFTIRAYMNKFSQEEDSHDWDLLALRFLSINSIVDPWVFAILRPPVLRFMRSVLCCRVSPASQDRQTLSPAKTKLAARLGSCGQ from the exons ATGAACGGGACGGGGCCGGGGCTGTGCGAGGGCGGCGGGGCGCTGCCGGCCGGGGCCCGCCCGCTGGTCAGCGCCCTCATGTTCTCCGCCGGGCTCCTGGGCAACCtcctggccctggggctgctgctgcgctgccgccgcggcccccgcccgccctcccTCTTCCACGTCCTGGTGCTGGCCCTGGTGGTCACCGACCTGCTGGGCACCTGCTCCGTCAGCCCCTTCGTCCTGGCTTCCTACCACCACAACCGGACCTTGTCCACCCTGGTCGAAGGAGGACACATCTGTTTTTACTTTGGCTTCGCCATGAGTTTCTTCGGCCTCGCCACCATGCTCATCCTCTTCGCCATGGCGCTGGAGCGAtgcctggccctggggcagcctTATTTCTACGAGCGCTTTCTCAGCCCCCGCACGGGCTTGGTTGCCCTGCCTGCCATCTACACCTTCTCCGCTGCCTTCTGCTCCTTGCCGCTGGTGGGCTTTGGGCAGTATGTGCAGTATTGCCCTGGCACCTGGTGCTTCATCCAGATGCATCTGGACTACTTCCAGCACAACGGTGGTAGGGAGGTCTCCGGGTTGGATGTCACCTTCTCGCTTCTCTATGCCACCCTGCTCCTCTTTCTCAtcctctctgtgctgctctgcaacCTCAGCGTCATCGCTAACCTGGTCCGTATGCACCGCCGCGGGCAGAAGACACGTCGCTTGGCTACACTTGAGCAGCCCCGGGCAGCCGGTGGCTCCAACCGGTGCATGTTCTCCATGGCCGAGGAGATCGAccatctccttctcctctccatcaTGACCATCACCTTTGTCATCTGCTCCCTGCCATTCACG ATCCGCGCCTACATGAACAAGTTCAGCCAGGAAGAGGACAGCCACGACTGGGACCTCCTAGCCCTGAGGTTTCTCTCAATTAATTCCATCGTCGATCCTTGGGTCTTTGCCATCCTGAGGCCGCCGGTCCTGCGGTTCATGCGCTCAGTGCTGTGTTGCCGGGTGTCTCCCGCCAGCCAGGACAGACAGACTCTTTCCCCTGCAAAGACAAAACTGGCAGCACGGCTGGGCTCCTGTGGGCAGTAG